One region of Dehalococcoidia bacterium genomic DNA includes:
- a CDS encoding MFS transporter: MQQNATTILPQQVVLGLGANWRQFALLVAVNCFVGSMVGLERSVFPLLAEAEFGVRSATAATSFIATFGVAKAFANLAAGRLASRFSKRRLLLAGWAFGLPVPWLLVLADSWGWVVAANLLLGLNQGLTWSMTVNMKVDLVGPRRRGLALGLNEAAGYMSVAAAAYLSGEVAAAHGLRPGPLYLGIAFSAAGLALSTLVKDTTAHVRLEAAPLGAGGTSLLAAFADATWRRRQLWGASQAGLTNNLNDAVLWGIFPILCARRGFSLEEIGLLAAAYPLVWGALQPATGALADVAGRKPLVVAGMAVQAIAIWLAAGSTSFGGLLVLVSTVGIGTALVYPTLLAAVSDAAHPEDRASLLGVYRFWRDAGAIAGALLGGAIADAADLGDAMRFVALVTFAAGVVAAFTLSPAKDRAYAGGGS, from the coding sequence GTGCAGCAGAACGCCACCACCATCTTGCCGCAGCAAGTGGTCCTTGGCCTGGGTGCAAACTGGCGGCAGTTCGCGCTTCTCGTCGCCGTGAACTGCTTTGTCGGCTCGATGGTAGGCCTGGAGCGCTCGGTCTTCCCCCTACTCGCGGAGGCCGAGTTCGGCGTGCGTTCTGCCACCGCGGCCACGTCATTCATCGCGACGTTCGGGGTGGCCAAGGCCTTCGCCAACCTTGCGGCGGGGAGGCTCGCCTCCCGGTTCTCGAAGAGGCGCCTGCTTCTGGCGGGCTGGGCCTTCGGCCTTCCGGTACCTTGGCTATTGGTCCTCGCGGACTCGTGGGGCTGGGTCGTCGCGGCAAACCTCCTCCTCGGGCTGAACCAGGGCCTGACGTGGTCGATGACCGTAAACATGAAGGTGGACCTGGTCGGGCCGCGCCGCCGCGGCCTCGCGCTGGGGCTGAACGAAGCAGCTGGCTATATGTCCGTCGCCGCCGCGGCCTACCTCAGCGGCGAAGTCGCTGCCGCGCACGGGCTCAGGCCAGGGCCCCTCTATCTCGGCATAGCCTTCAGCGCCGCCGGCCTTGCGCTGAGCACGCTGGTAAAGGACACGACGGCCCACGTGCGACTGGAGGCGGCCCCCCTCGGCGCCGGGGGCACCTCGCTGCTCGCGGCCTTCGCCGATGCGACCTGGCGGCGGCGGCAGCTCTGGGGCGCCTCGCAGGCGGGCCTCACGAACAATCTCAATGACGCCGTGCTCTGGGGCATCTTCCCCATCCTTTGTGCACGCCGCGGCTTCTCTCTCGAGGAGATAGGACTGCTGGCCGCGGCCTATCCGCTGGTCTGGGGAGCCCTTCAGCCCGCCACGGGCGCGCTTGCGGACGTCGCCGGGAGGAAGCCCCTGGTGGTCGCTGGCATGGCCGTGCAGGCGATCGCGATCTGGCTCGCCGCCGGCTCGACCTCGTTCGGCGGACTGCTGGTCCTGGTTTCAACGGTGGGGATCGGTACGGCGCTGGTCTATCCGACGCTCCTGGCTGCAGTCAGCGACGCGGCGCACCCGGAGGACCGCGCCAGCCTGCTGGGTGTGTATCGATTCTGGCGCGACGCCGGCGCCATCGCCGGAGCGCTTCTCGGCGGCGCCATAGCCGATGCTGCTGACCTGGGCGACGCCATGCGGTTCGTGGCGCTGGTAACGTTTGCTGCGGGCGTCGTCGCGGCTTTCACGCTGAGTCCTGCGAAAGACCGTGCTTATGCTGGAGGTGGGTCATGA
- a CDS encoding rhodanese-like domain-containing protein — protein MKVIPFVHEGLGNSSYLVDLGDGSGLLVDPNRIVRPYLAAAQERGLRLRAVLETHLHADFVSGAREVAAASGATLFLPASAGSRLQHTGLAAGESLRLDGVEVEVIGSPGHTPEHLAYVLRTAAGPPHLFSGGSLIVGGAARTDLIAPDMTVALTRAQFRTLRDAFAALPDETVLLPTHGGGSFCSTGSGQQRQSTLGQERRTNPLLAFEDEQEFVDWFPTTFPATPAYYSRMRPLNQQGPRLRTEVAPPPSLAPADFAARAVADGIVIDARPRGEYAAAHIPGSLSIPFRDAFAVWLGWLVPERRPLYFVAAPEVRDAIVDECLLVGYEDFGGWLEGGIAAWKASGREIRRTDLLSPEAARAVLSAGAVAADVREADEFAAGHLEGALSIPLGDLPARLAELPRDRPAVVYCAAGDRASSAASLLEAAGFRQVFSLEGGAEAWREAGLPLTR, from the coding sequence ATGAAAGTCATCCCGTTCGTCCATGAGGGCCTCGGCAATAGCTCCTATCTGGTCGACCTGGGTGACGGCAGCGGTCTTCTCGTCGACCCGAACCGAATCGTGCGGCCCTATCTCGCGGCGGCGCAGGAGCGCGGGCTGCGCTTGCGCGCCGTACTGGAGACGCACCTGCACGCCGACTTCGTCTCCGGCGCCCGTGAGGTCGCCGCGGCCTCCGGAGCGACCCTCTTCCTGCCGGCGAGCGCGGGCTCGCGGTTGCAGCACACGGGGCTGGCGGCGGGAGAGTCCTTGCGGCTGGATGGCGTGGAAGTGGAGGTGATCGGCTCGCCGGGGCACACGCCTGAGCACCTGGCCTACGTCCTGCGCACGGCCGCGGGACCGCCTCACCTGTTTTCCGGCGGCTCGCTCATCGTGGGAGGAGCCGCCCGGACGGACTTGATAGCTCCGGACATGACGGTGGCACTCACGCGCGCTCAGTTCCGGACGTTGCGCGACGCCTTCGCCGCTCTGCCAGACGAGACGGTCCTGCTGCCGACGCACGGCGGCGGCTCCTTCTGCTCGACCGGCAGCGGGCAGCAGCGGCAGTCGACGCTGGGACAGGAGCGGCGGACGAACCCACTGCTGGCCTTCGAGGACGAGCAGGAGTTCGTCGATTGGTTCCCGACGACATTCCCGGCCACACCGGCCTACTACTCGCGCATGCGGCCTCTCAACCAGCAGGGCCCCAGGCTTCGCACGGAGGTCGCGCCGCCGCCGTCGCTGGCGCCGGCCGATTTTGCAGCAAGGGCCGTGGCGGACGGCATCGTGATCGACGCCCGGCCGCGCGGGGAGTATGCCGCCGCCCACATTCCCGGCTCGCTGAGCATCCCTTTTCGCGATGCCTTCGCCGTGTGGCTCGGCTGGCTCGTGCCGGAGCGCAGGCCCCTTTACTTCGTGGCGGCGCCCGAGGTCCGCGACGCCATCGTGGACGAGTGCCTCCTCGTGGGCTACGAGGATTTCGGGGGATGGCTTGAGGGAGGCATCGCCGCCTGGAAGGCGTCCGGTCGCGAGATACGCCGCACGGACCTCCTGTCGCCGGAGGCGGCCCGGGCGGTGCTGTCCGCGGGCGCCGTCGCGGCCGACGTGCGGGAGGCGGATGAGTTTGCGGCCGGCCACCTCGAGGGCGCCCTCTCTATCCCGCTCGGAGACCTCCCGGCGCGCCTGGCCGAGCTGCCGCGAGACAGGCCTGCCGTCGTCTACTGCGCCGCCGGAGACCGCGCCTCCTCCGCCGCGTCCCTCCTGGAGGCGGCCGGCTTCCGACAGGTCTTCAGCCTGGAGGGTGGCGCTGAAGCCTGGCGCGAGGCCGGCCTGCCCCTGACCCGTTAG